From Halorientalis litorea:
ACGTGGCGTGTCACACGAGGTCATCGCCGTCGTCAGCACGCTCGGTATCATCTTCGGCGTCCAGCTGTTGATGTTCGGCGTCCTCTCGGACATGATAGTGACACTCAACCGGGAACAGACCCACCGGCTCGAAGACCTCGCGGAACAACTTCACCGCGGGAACCCACCGGGAGAGGACGGCGGTCCCGGGACCGGCCCGGCACCCCACGACACTACGACAGAGCGACGCGAGCAGTCGGACCCGAGCGTGACCGCACGCGGCGACACCGAAGACTAGAACGGGACCAACGCGCGCAACTGCATGAGGATGCTGGAGGACGCCGACTCGCGCATCTCCTCGAAGATGGGGTGCAGCGTGTTCAGGAGGTCCTGTTCGGACTCGAACTGTGACCGTCCCGCCCTGTCGATGGCCTCACCGATGGCGACGGTGTTTCCGGCGGCGTTGTAGGGGATTTCGGTCCCGCCGAGTGCGGTCACGAGTGTCTCTCTGTCCGCGGGGTACCGCACGTCCGCCTCGGAGAGACGGGCGTCCAGTGCCGCGATGCCGAACTCGATGGCATCGGGTTCGTCGTCGTCCTGTTGCGGTGGCCGAACTCCCATCGTACTCGTGTTTCGTCTCTTGCCGGGAAAATACCTATCCCTTCGCGCCGGCCCTGTAGACACAATACCTATCCGCCGGCCTCGCCTTGCTTGGACCATGACAGATTACACGACAGTCTCGATTCCGACGGACCTCGCGGACCGCGTCGAGGACACCATCGAGGGCACGAGTTTCTCCAGTACGAGCGACCTCGTCCGATTTCTCCTACGGAGTATCGTCATCCAACACCAACAGCGGGGCGAACTCACCGAGTCGGAGTTCGCGTCGATAGCCGAGCAACTGCAGGACCTGGGTTATCTGGAGTAGGGCCTCAGAACGAGACGGACTCCTCGGGCGGCGCGGCGTCGACCAGCGTCAGGTCCTTCCGGCGGCCGCTCCGGTCGAACGCTGCGAGGTCCGAAACCTCCCACGGCGGGACGCCGACGAACACGACTTCGTGCAGGTCGTCCGTAATGGACACCGAGAGGTCCCCCTCGGGGTGTGAGACGAACCGACCCTCGGTCTGACCGACCGGCGTCCCGAGGTCCATCCCGAACACTGCTTTCACCGAGCCACCGGCGTCCGGCAGGTAGAAGTCGCTGAACACGGGGGTATCGTCCGGGAGCGTCGTCCGGTCGAGTTCGGCCGCTCGGACCACTGAGAGCGGCACCGTCACCGTGTCGGGGTCACGCTCCGACCCGAACCGGAGCAACGTCTCGGCCAGACCGCGAGTGATGTGAACCACGGTCAGGTTTGGGGGCTGACTGGTATAACAGCACCGCCGTGGGCCGCCACCGAACCGGAGGAACTGGCCGGTTATTGAGTGGCATCTACCCGAAAACGAAGGGATTCTGCCAATACTGCTATCCTTGTCAAAACACGACATGTATCATACGATGCACGACCTCAGTGCGTTCCAGCGTGACGTTCTCTACGTCCTCGCGGGACTCGAAACCCCGTACGGGCTCGCTGTCAAGTCCGAACTCGAAACCTACTACGAAGGCGAGGTGAACCATGGCCGACTCTACCCGAACCTCGACGAACTCGTGGAGCGCGGCTACGTGGAGAAAGGCGAGATAGACCGCCGAACGAACTCCTACGACTTGACCGACGAGGGGTGGCAGCTGCTCGCCGACCGTCGCCGGTGGGAGACGGGGAACCTCGAAAACGAGGAGCGCGCGGCCGTCTAAGTCACCCGAGGACGAACTCTTTGAGCGTCTTCGCGTACAGCCCCGGTGACTTCGTCCGCGACCCGCGGAGTGCCGTTTCGAGTGCCCGCGTCGCGTCCTCGTGGACGCCCGCGCCGTGTCCAACCAGCACACGGTCCGGCGAGAACTGGCGGAGTTTCTTCGGCGGAATCAGGCGCAACATCGGGTGGACGCCGAGACGTTCGCTGGCCGCTCGGAAGTACGACGCCGTCCCGACTGACTCGGGGACGACGAGCGTGTTCCGGTCCTCTATCAGCAGGGCCGCCTCCTGCCAGAACGCGTTGTCGACGAGTTTGTGGACGCCGACGCCCGTGTCACCGAGTTCCCGGTACACGCGCTCGACGGGCGCGTCGAGTTTCCCCGCTACGCCGTCCATCCACTCCGGGACGTACACGGACACGTCGTGGCGGTTGGCCACCGTGTCGGCGTCGCGCTTGTGCCGGTCCAACAGCGTCACGACGCCGGCCACGTCGCCGAACTCGGCGAGCAAATCGTCCAGTCCGTCCACGTCGACGGGGTCGACGACCCACACCTCGCCGTCGACGGCGAACGCGTGACTCGCACGCTGCATCCGCTCGTCGGGGTAGGCTATCCAGCCCACGCCCTCGTCACGCCGGTCGATTTCCTCGAAGTCCGTCGCTGGGCCGGAACCTTTCATCGGCATACCCCGAGACACGGGGGCCGCAACCAAAAAGACACACATCCTACGTCGCGACGGCAGGAGAGCTAAGGCCGACCGCATCGAAGTCGGGGTATGCTCGGTGGCCCACGCTGGTTGGCACTCGAAGTGAAGTACCTCGACCGTGCCCGGTCGTTCTACGAGACGTTTCTCGGCCTCGAACCGGTGCGGGAGACGGACACGGAGGTGGCGTTCGCGGCGGGCGAGACGGACCTGATTCTCCGCCGCCCCAGCACGGTCCCACGGGGCGGCCTCCACACCCACTACGCGCTTGCGACGCCGTTCGAGGCGTACGACGGCTGGGTCGACCGACTCTCCGAGCGGTTCGACCTCGTGGAAGAGCAGTTCGGGTCGGCGAAGTCCCTGTACTTCTACGACACGGAGGGCAACTGCGTCGAAATCGGCCAGCGCGAGGGTGAGGGCGACGGCATCACCGGCCTGTTCGAGGTCGTGCTAGAGGTCACCGACCTCGACCGGGCGGAGTCGTTCTACCGCGCGCTCGGGTTGGACGTGATGGGACGGGGCGACGAACGGCGCCGGGTCAGACTCACCGCTGGGGCGTTCGACCTCGAACTCTGGGAGCCACAACTTGGCCTCGCGGACGGGCGCGGCGGGGTCCACGTCGACCTCGGGGTGACGGCTGACGACCCGGCGGCGGCCGCGGACGCGGTCGCTGAGGACGCTCGCTCGGTGACGACGCTCGCGGAGGGCGTCCGGGTGACGGACCGGGACGGACACTGCCTGACGTTCGTCTCGCCCGAGTAACACTCCGCCGACCGACGGCCTACAGCCGGTCGGTGTCGATGACGACGCCGGGCGGCGTGACGAGGAGGAAATCGCGGAACTTCATCAGCGTGCCCCCCGCGTCGGAAATATCGCGGGCGAACCCGGCGGCGAGTTCGTTCACGTCGCCCTCCACTGCGAGGACGAGCACCGCACCGCCGTCGACCTCCGCCAGCCACTCTTCGTCGGCCGTCGTCCCGTCGAGAACGCCGAGGACGATGCGGCTCCCCTCGCCTCCTTCGCTCTCCATCTGGTCCTCGACTGCCTGCAAGTCGAGGTCGATGTCGACCATAGCGGTACCTCGGCGGGACACCGCAAAAACCCTCGCCTCTCGGGCGTCGAACTCCCCTCGGACGGGCCGTGTTCGGCTGTCCGTCCCGGAGACCGACGGACAGGTTTATATACTGTGCCCGGACTTGATACAGACGCAATAATGTCCAACAGTAACGAGGGCACGTCGGAATCTCCGGCGGATCGAGTTCTTCCAGGGCACACTGGATTCCACTTCTGAGATACAAGAAGCACGGATTTTCGACACCACGCTCCGCGACGGGGAGCAGTCACCACGCACGTCGTTCTCGTACGACGACAAACGCGAGATAGCGACGGTGCTGGACGACATGGGGACCCACGTCATCGAGGCGGGGTTCCCGGTCAACTCCGACGCGGAGTTCGAGGCTGTCCGCGACATCGCGGCGGACGCCACCCGCAGTACCGTCTGTGGGTTGGCGCGTGTTGTCGAAGCAGACGTAGAGGCGGCGCTCGACTCGGGGGTCGACATGGTACACGTCTTCGTGTCCACCAGCGACGTCCAACTGCAGGACTCCATGCACGCCACCCGCGAGGAGGCGAAGGAGGCCGCAGTCGAGTCAGTCGAGCGCGTGAACGAGGCCGGTGTCGAGTGCATGTTCTCGCCCATGGACGCGACCCGGACCGACGAGCAGTTCCTCGTCGACGTGGTGCAGGCGGCCGACGAGGCCGGTGCGGACTGGGTGAACATCCCCGACACCGTCGGGGTGGCCACGCCGCGGCGGTTCTACGACATGGTCGGGAAAGTCGTCGACGCCATCGACGCGCGCGTCGACGTTCACACCCACGACGACTTCGGACTGGCGGGGGCGAACGCCCTGTCGGGCTACGAAGCGGGCGCGAGTCAGGCCCAGGTGTCGGTCAACGGCATCGGCGAGCGGGCCGGCAACGCGGCCTACGAAGAGGTCGTGATGGCCCTCGAGAGTCTCTACGATGTCGACACAAAAATCGACACGACCCGCATCACGGAGCTGTCGCGGCTGGTCGAGGACCGCTCGACGATTCCGGTCCCCGCGAACAAGCCCGTGGTCGGCGAGAACGCCTTCTCACACGAGAGCGGCATCCACGCCGCGGGTATCATCGAGAACTCCGATACCTTCGAGCCGGGCGTCATGACGCCGGACATGGTCGGGGCCGAACGCGAGTTGGTCCTCGGCAAGCACACCGGGCACCACTCCGTGCGCGAACGGCTCGTCGACGCCGGGTTCGACCCGACGGACGAGGAAGTCCGGGAAGTGACCCGCCGCGTCAAGGACTACGGTGCCGAGAAACAGCGGGTGACGATGGACGTGCTGGAGAAGTTCGCCCGCGAAGTCGGCGTCAAAGAAGAGGAGGTACGGGTCTGAGATGACCCTCCCCTCGGTCGCAGTGACCCCCGAGCCACGGGTAAACCGGACGCGTAAGACTCGGAACAGTTATACTGCTCCGCAGTCCTACGTTCGACTCGATGACACCACGGAGCGGGTTCGCGGACGCACCAACGACCAGCCCCGTGGCTGCACTTCTCGCGGGTATCGTAGGGGCCCAATAGCCCCGCACACCTCTCACACCGACGGTTTCCCGGGAGCGTTCACAGACCGAGTACGGAGCGTATCAGACATGCACACAATGGAGACAGGACAATGAGCGAACAGGCAAAGAAGCCACACGCGGACGAAGTCGAGACGGAAGCGACCAGAGAGTCACGCACCCAACCGGAGGGCGAGAGCCACGTCGAACCCGTCGAGACGGGTGCCGACGCCGTCGTCAAGGCGTTGAAGACGGCGGGCGTCGAGTACCTCTTCGGCGTTCAGGGTGGGGCTATCATGCCCGTCTACGACGCACTCTATCAAGAAACTGATATGAAACACATCACGATGGCCCACGAGCAGGGGGCGGTCCACGCGGCCGACGCCTACGGCATCGTGACGGGCGACCCCGGCGTCTGTATGGCGACGTCCGGCCCCGGGGCGACGAACCTCGTCACCGGCATCGCCGACGCCAACATGGACTCGGACCCGCTCATCGCGCTGACGGGGCAAGTGCCGACGGACTTGGTGGGCAACGACGCCTTCCAAGAGACAGACACTATCGGCGTCACACAGCCGATAACGAAGTTCAACCACTTCGCCGCCTCGCCGGACGAGGTGGGCGACGACGTGGGTACCGCGTTCGCGCTGGCGAACGAGGGCCGGCAGGGGCCGACGCTGGTCGACCTACCCAAGGACGTGACCCAACCGGAGACGGACGTGGAACCGGGCAAGCCGGAAACCCCGGACACGTACAACCCGCCCGAGGAAGCCGACGAGGAGAGCGTCGAGGCCGCCGCCGAGACGCTGATGGACGCCGACCGCCCGCTGATTCTGGCGGGCGGGGGCGTCATCAAGGGCGAGGCCAGCCACGAACTCACCGAGTTCGCCACCGAGTACGGCATCCCCGTGGTCACGACGATGCCGGGCACGGGCGCGTTCCCCGAGACGAACGACCTGAGCCTCGAAATCGTCGGGATGCACGGCACCGGCTACGGGAACCTCGCAATCACGATGACCGACTGCCTGCTGGCGGTCGGGACGCGCTTCGACGACCGCTTGACCGGCGGCGTCGATTCGTTCGCGCCGGACGCGGGGGTCATCCACGTCGACATCGACCCCGCCGAAATCAGCAAGAACGTCCACGCGGACTACCCGCTGTTGGGCGACGCGGGAACGGTCATCGAGCAGTTGGACGACGAGATGACCCGGGACCCGCCCGCCGAGGCGTGGCGTGAGCAGTGCCAGCAGTGGAAAGACGAGTATCCGATGGACTACGAGATGCCCGAGGACCGACCGCTCAAACCGCAGTACGTCGTCGAGCGGTACGACGACGTCGCGCCGGCGGACACCATCGTCACGGCCGGCGTGGGCCAACACCAGATGTGGGCGTGGCAGTACTGGACGTGGACCAAGCCCCGGACGTGGGTCACCTCCCACGGCCTCGGGACGATGGGGTACGGCTTCCCGGCGGCCATCGGCGCGAAGATAGCCGAACCGGACCGCGAAGTCGTCGCCTTCGAGGGTGACGGCTCGTTCCTGATGACGAGTCAGGAACTGTCCGTGGCCGTGCGGGAGAACCTCGATATCGTCATCGTCGTCCTGAACAACGAGGCGGTCGGGATGGTCCGCCAGTGGCAGGACGGCTTCTACGAGGGCCGTCGGATGGCCTCGGAGTATCCGTGGGTTCCCGAGTTCGACAAACTCGCGGAGGCGTACGGTGCCAAGGGCTTCCGACTGGAAGACGAGGAGAACGTCGACGACGTCATCGAACAGGCACGGGAGTACGACGGGCCGGCAGTCATCGACGCCATCATCGACCCCGCGGAGAACGTCTACCCGATGGTGCCAAGCGGCGGTGACAACGGCCTGTTCGCGCTCTCCGAGGACCAACTGGACGATATCTAACAATGACAGGAAAACTCCCCGGCCCGGCCCCCGACGAGCGAGCACGACCGGAGGGGCGGCGCAACGACCAAGGGATTCGCATCGACCCGGAAGCCGAAGCCGAACACGAACCGCGCATGGCGGTGCTGTCGGCACTCGTCGAACACCGCCCCGGCGTCCTCGCCGAGGTGTCCGGCCTGTTCAGCCGTCGGCAGTTCAACATCGAGAGTCTCACCGTCGGCACGACTGTCGACGACGAGCGGGCACGGATGACCATCGTCATCGAGGAGCCGGAACCCGGCATCGAGCAGGCGAAAAAGCAACTCCGAAAGCTCGTGCCGGTCGTCTCGGTGCGGGAACTCGACCCCGACGCCATCGAGCGCGAACTGGTCATCCTCAAGGTGAACGGCGAGGACCCGGACAAGGTCCAAGCCATCACTGAGATGTACGACGGTGACACTCTGGACGCCGGACCGCGCACCATCACCGTCGAGATAACCGGCGACGACCAGAAGATAGACGACGCCATCGACGCGTACAAGCAGTTCGGCATCCGGGAAATCGTCCGAACCGGCTACGCGGCACTGGCGCGTGGCGAACAGCCGACGGCCGAGATAGAGGAGACGGTGAAGCTAACTGCGGACAGCAAGGAGGTTCCAGCGGACGATGACTGACGAATTTACCAC
This genomic window contains:
- a CDS encoding ribbon-helix-helix domain-containing protein, with translation MTDYTTVSIPTDLADRVEDTIEGTSFSSTSDLVRFLLRSIVIQHQQRGELTESEFASIAEQLQDLGYLE
- a CDS encoding PadR family transcriptional regulator, which gives rise to MHDLSAFQRDVLYVLAGLETPYGLAVKSELETYYEGEVNHGRLYPNLDELVERGYVEKGEIDRRTNSYDLTDEGWQLLADRRRWETGNLENEERAAV
- a CDS encoding VOC family protein, yielding MLGGPRWLALEVKYLDRARSFYETFLGLEPVRETDTEVAFAAGETDLILRRPSTVPRGGLHTHYALATPFEAYDGWVDRLSERFDLVEEQFGSAKSLYFYDTEGNCVEIGQREGEGDGITGLFEVVLEVTDLDRAESFYRALGLDVMGRGDERRRVRLTAGAFDLELWEPQLGLADGRGGVHVDLGVTADDPAAAADAVAEDARSVTTLAEGVRVTDRDGHCLTFVSPE
- a CDS encoding DUF5779 family protein, whose amino-acid sequence is MVDIDLDLQAVEDQMESEGGEGSRIVLGVLDGTTADEEWLAEVDGGAVLVLAVEGDVNELAAGFARDISDAGGTLMKFRDFLLVTPPGVVIDTDRL
- a CDS encoding LeuA family protein encodes the protein MEFFQGTLDSTSEIQEARIFDTTLRDGEQSPRTSFSYDDKREIATVLDDMGTHVIEAGFPVNSDAEFEAVRDIAADATRSTVCGLARVVEADVEAALDSGVDMVHVFVSTSDVQLQDSMHATREEAKEAAVESVERVNEAGVECMFSPMDATRTDEQFLVDVVQAADEAGADWVNIPDTVGVATPRRFYDMVGKVVDAIDARVDVHTHDDFGLAGANALSGYEAGASQAQVSVNGIGERAGNAAYEEVVMALESLYDVDTKIDTTRITELSRLVEDRSTIPVPANKPVVGENAFSHESGIHAAGIIENSDTFEPGVMTPDMVGAERELVLGKHTGHHSVRERLVDAGFDPTDEEVREVTRRVKDYGAEKQRVTMDVLEKFAREVGVKEEEVRV
- the ilvB gene encoding biosynthetic-type acetolactate synthase large subunit: MSEQAKKPHADEVETEATRESRTQPEGESHVEPVETGADAVVKALKTAGVEYLFGVQGGAIMPVYDALYQETDMKHITMAHEQGAVHAADAYGIVTGDPGVCMATSGPGATNLVTGIADANMDSDPLIALTGQVPTDLVGNDAFQETDTIGVTQPITKFNHFAASPDEVGDDVGTAFALANEGRQGPTLVDLPKDVTQPETDVEPGKPETPDTYNPPEEADEESVEAAAETLMDADRPLILAGGGVIKGEASHELTEFATEYGIPVVTTMPGTGAFPETNDLSLEIVGMHGTGYGNLAITMTDCLLAVGTRFDDRLTGGVDSFAPDAGVIHVDIDPAEISKNVHADYPLLGDAGTVIEQLDDEMTRDPPAEAWREQCQQWKDEYPMDYEMPEDRPLKPQYVVERYDDVAPADTIVTAGVGQHQMWAWQYWTWTKPRTWVTSHGLGTMGYGFPAAIGAKIAEPDREVVAFEGDGSFLMTSQELSVAVRENLDIVIVVLNNEAVGMVRQWQDGFYEGRRMASEYPWVPEFDKLAEAYGAKGFRLEDEENVDDVIEQAREYDGPAVIDAIIDPAENVYPMVPSGGDNGLFALSEDQLDDI
- the ilvN gene encoding acetolactate synthase small subunit — translated: MTGKLPGPAPDERARPEGRRNDQGIRIDPEAEAEHEPRMAVLSALVEHRPGVLAEVSGLFSRRQFNIESLTVGTTVDDERARMTIVIEEPEPGIEQAKKQLRKLVPVVSVRELDPDAIERELVILKVNGEDPDKVQAITEMYDGDTLDAGPRTITVEITGDDQKIDDAIDAYKQFGIREIVRTGYAALARGEQPTAEIEETVKLTADSKEVPADDD